The following DNA comes from Plasmodium vivax chromosome 11, whole genome shotgun sequence.
aTTGTACGAATACATAATCGCATCCCTCCACACACACCACCCACGTTTCATGCACGTAGTGTACTCGCGCCCTCAcgtgtatataaaatatccTCTCTATCTATCTCCCAATGCCAATAATGTAAATAGCTCATGCAACGTCAATCCTATGCTGCGTTAATCCACTGCTACGTCAACCCcatgctgctgctccccaCTCGATGAGCTATTTTTTCtgaaattttgttttacacCCCAGATGGATAAAgtgcatgcacatttttgcccACACCATTTTGTTGATTTATTTTGCCACGCATAGGAAAAATCATTTCCGCCGTTTGCAAATCATTCGTGGCATTTTCATTTCGTAAAAGTGTCATCTGCgaatgtattcatttttacatttttgaaaatgctgCTTTTGATTTTTCTACAATTTGACGCGCATGTTccgcttccttccccttaTTGATGGtttttttatccccactTTGGAGCCCACCTTATGCATGTCCTGCCCTTGCAATGTACCGCTttgcatgtgtgtatgtgtgccATGGGGGGAAGGTATGCAGGCGTGTGTAACTACGTGGGTGAGGAGTACATCCCCCCTCCCCGCGAATTTGTGCATCCACATATGAACACATGTAGAAGTTATATATCTGCACACATACGTGTCTGCATGTGGATGTTCGCCCACTTGGACAACTTTCCCAATtgggcatttaaaaaaaaaaaaggactattcaaaaaaataagaaaaacgaTAATTTTGCCTTTGCCAAATTGTTCACTTGTTATATACTTATTATTTTCCCGACCATTTTTACGGCTCTCCTccgcattattttttaacgtgCGGCGTTTTTTTGGCGAAATGGTACGAATACTCCATTTTGGAGGTAAAtttttgtgcacatttttatgcccatttttgtacCTGCGGGTACTGCATCCCTTTGAGGGGCCTTCACGAAGGCCAGGAGGGGgcacccccctccccctcacAGAAAAACCACGCCGTGACAATTTAACCAAATTGTTGACCTTCCCATCGCGAGTGAGAAGAGACTGACGCGCAGCTGTTCtcagttttgtttttatcttttcataTTCCTTCAATTATGCAGTGTGTTGGAGTAGTTTTATTATGTTACTATGTTGTTATGCTTCTATgttattatgttattttttttaacttaatcTGCGCACTGCACAGTGCACACTGCGCGCTGCACACCGCACACCCTTTTGCGAAGCCGCGTTGTTGAGAAGTTCCCCCTCGGATGaactttcaaaaaatgagcacaaatgggaaaaatgaaaagctacGTTAGAGGGTGATTGGGACATTGGAAAATGcaacacacacatgtacgTGTGGGTATGCAAATGGGCAGGTGCGCCCCCGCGTGAGATTCCACTTCCGCATGTGCACCGTCGAAGGCGCCTCTTACACCCCCCCCTCTCAGAGcttctttataaaaacaaagttACTCTGACACTTGATGTCGCTGCTGTCCACCTGGACGTGGACCTGGATGTTGTCATAGAAGCTGAGGGAGAAGAGCACCTCATCATTTTCGCCAATCCTCTGAAAGCGCTTGCGCTTCTCATCGAAGACGAAGCCgtccttcctcttcaagtAGCAAATGCCCTCCACGGAGTAGCTCGGTAGAAATATCTGCACCccgtttttcttcaaattggtaATCACTGCATTGGTAATTTGGTTCCcaacttttttaatgtaaagGTACGAGAAAAATTCAACCGACGCCCGTCCCGCAAATCTGGCGTTTCTATACTTTTCATTTAGTAAAGCAACTTGCTTGTTCAGATAAATAACATCCAGGTATTTGCTGTCCAAATTTTCGACGCCATAAATATGATTAAGAACTCGATGGACCATTATATCTGCGTATCTCCTAATAggggatgtaaaaaaagtgtaaatatCTGCAGCCAATCCGTAGTGCCTCAACATTTCATTATTGTGTACACTATAGCCTGAGATAAACACAGCTTCATTCATACACTTGGtgatcaaaatttttaaaatattgcACAACACCTTGTCCTCCTTCagatttatattattaatggAGTGGGATAGCTCCTTAGAAGTGCCATACTTAAAATCGTGAATATTTATTGATTCTAAGTAATCATTTAATTCTTtcaaatgttcattttttggtgGAGGATGTCTCCTCAACACGCTAGCTGCTTTGAAGCCTTGATATATTATCCTTGCCACGGACCGGTTAGCCAAAAGCATAAAGGCTTCAATTAGCTTATTCGTGTCGTACGATACATATggctttaaatttttcgtCTTAGAAAAATCGTTGGACTCAAATTCGAATAGGACTTCCGAATTGCCTCTCAACTCCAGTGCCCCTTCGTTTAGCCACTTCTCCTTTAAGTGCTTCGCAATGTTGTTGAGTAACCGTAGCGCCTCCGCCGTGGGGGAAGAATCCTCCCCATCGTCAATCAGCTTCTGTGCCTGTTCATACGAAAAGGACTTATTACTTCTGATGATGCACTTACACACGTTTATATCCACAACTTGGTAATTCGCATCAAATGTGAAGATGCAGCTGTAGGTCAGTCTGTCTTGACCTTCTACTAGGGAACACAAATCTGTGGTCAGCAATTTTGGCAGCATTTCAACACGTTGGTTTATTAGATAAACCGTTGTGCACCGTTTGGACGCTTCTAAATCTAATGCACTGTTTTGCTTAACAAAGTAGGACACATCTGCTATGTGCACCCCTACCTCTATAACGTTTTGCCCCTCCATCATTCGCACCGATAACGCATCGTCAATGTCTTCACACCCTGGGGGGTCAATGCTAAACGTTATCACATTTCTAAAATCTCTCCTCTTGGCATATTCCTCCTCTGGGATTGCCCAATCGTTAGGGGGTAGACACTTGTAGGCGCTTTCGCTAAACTCCTTCGTCGATATATTATACTCGTTATAGATCAATTTCGTTTCCGTCTCGATGTCATCACATATGCCTAACACAGATAGGCACCTCCCCAAGGGGTACTTCGAATTGTAGTCCCACTTATCAATCACCACAATTACCCTTTTGTTCTTTAGCTCTTCTCCCATGCTGCTCTTCACTATGATGTATGGCACCTTGTTATTGAAcgctttgaaaaataaaattttctttctgtgtgcattttgctccttttcatATGCCTTGATCACTCCTCCgtattcttttcttcccctgctGATGATTCCGACTACCTTTCCGTACACTTTGCCCTTCCTGGCGTTGCTCTTGGGGGGGGTTTCCCCCTCATGCGTCTTCCCCTGATGAAGCTCTCCCTCCTgctgctttcccccctcgtgCGTCTTCCCCTGATGAAGCTCTCCCTCCTgctgctttcccccctcgtgctgctcctcctccggACTGATGACCTCCTCGAAgtagtcctcctcctcctgcccGGAGAGCTCCCCCCCGCCATCCTCCAAAATCTGCACCGCCACCACATCGTTGTGTAGCGCCCTGTTCATACGTTCGGACCCCCGTATAAGAACTTCATCCGTGTCTGTGATTTTCACTAGGGCCATCTTATTAACGCATATGACTTGAAAAATGCCCTTCACAATGAGGTTATCCCTAAGCCTTTGaatcatttcctttttctccaaatggggTTCGAACATTCGTTTGGCCTCTGCGATGGGGAACGTATCCTCGTTCGAATCTGCTTGGCCGTTTTCCACCCCTCCCTCCTTGCTATGCTGCTCCTCCATTAGCAtgtcttcttcaaaatacatttttaaagtgtCCAAGTTGATGGCTCCAAGTGcctccttctttttgttcccctttctTAACCCCTTCACATATTCGTACAGGCTAAAACAGGATATATCATTTTTCAGGCAGtcatcttttaaaaaattattattacttaCGACGATTAGTTTTAGCCTGGCATTATGTTGCTTCATCCAGATgactatttttataatttcttgAACTTGCTTGGTGGCCAGATCTGTGTTCTCATCCACGTAGGTGAATTTACAGAACTTGTTGGCGAAGACGCTGTACCGCTTGGTACTGCTGGGGTTGCTATCTTCCGTCTCGTAACAAAGCTCGTGTAGCTTTTTGTgaagaattttattaaagGTCCTCACATGTTCATAAATCGTCAGGGGGATTAATATGTTATCTACATTGCACTCGTATAGGAAGTCTATGTATTTTACTATGGTGTTTATATCTAAGATGAGAATGTTCCTCTCTGCATCcaggtacttttttttgtttttattttcgcacACGTTGCATCTCTCTACTCCGCAGCTTATGTCGTTTCGCAGATACACCTCCCTCACGATCTTCGTGATTCGGTGGTTCGCGCTGCACTTGTAGAAGCACTTTTGGACGCGCTGGTCGTTTTTCCGGTTTAGGAATTTGAAGCGCTGCATGGTgggcggtgaagcggtggtgCGGCTAACCGGACAAGCTGTTAACCGGCCAACCGGCCGATGGCTCACACGGTGACGTGGCGAATGGCCCGCTGAGTACCACGGAGGCCCACCGAGTACCAACTCGAAAATCCCGCCTGGGAACGGCACCTTAACAGGGAGCTACCACGCACGCGCACAACCTGCTGCTGGAGAGCCGCTTCGGGAAAAACGTCGTCATGCAGCAGTAGTCAAAGTGGAGAAGCCGCagcggggaggaagaagagaaacaGAAAcaggaacaaaaacaaaagagtgagcagtaaaaaaaattagaagaataaataaaaacgctTAACCGCAATTGCGCCATGTTTGCAACtgaaaaattgcattttCGAAATAACGCCACTCACTTTTGCGCTTCCTACagtgcgggaaaaaaaaaaaaaaaaaaaaaaaacaccctcTGTGTGAACACCTCCCAATGGGGgggggatggaaaaaaaaaaaaaaaagttacaatcGACCCACATTTCGTTCCCTCATTTACAAGTCCCACTTAAGGATCCCTATCACATTCATTtggcttttatttttcttaatacttttttttttctctccatcTGCGtgaatttccccttttttgcctagGCAGTCCAGGGTCCTCTTTTGGTACTCCTCCGCATACATCtttttgaaaaggaaaaaaaaaaaaaaaaaaaaaaaatgcttaccactaaaaattacacattttaagaaaaactCCATGTGTCATTGGCGCCACATTTATCACACGGAATAGACCCCTCCTTCACCTCCCCCCAATttaagcagaaaaaaaggagaaaaaaacgcggggaaaagtaaaatggACAGGTACGATAAATCGTGGAGGGAATAACGCCATACGAGTTAAAAAGCGCGTACGCGGTGAGAGCAAAGGGCATACATGCCCAGCGAAGTCGCAGCGCAGATAAATCAAAATGACCATTTTGAACAACTCAGGGAGGGTGTTTTTTCGTATCACTAAGTCGGATTAAGATGTCTCTCCATGTTCGTCTTAACTGTAAAGCTTACCGCTCCCCTTAATATTactcccccaaaaaaaacgtgcaGGAAAAAACCCAAAATCCCCCCTTCGTCTTATTTACTCTTTTGTAACTCTGAGCgggaaaatgtgaagcaaCTTCTACTGGAGAAGTCTGAAAATAAGGCAACGGTAAAGGCTACTCCTTATAAATAATCGTTCGGCATAAAATCGCATCCTGTAGAGGAAGCCATGCGAATGATGCGCGTGCATGTGTGGCCTCCTGCGTCCTCCTGCGTCCTCCTGCGTCCATATTCAATGCAAAATAGAGTGGtgacccccatttttgctcctcttttctcctctttgctccccttttacgattgcttcccccctgtaAAGATTAGAATAACGGACATTCAGAAGGAACTGAGCAGCAAATGGAAAAGCCTATCGGAGGAGGAGAGAAAGGTTAATCAGGAGAAGGAGTAACACAATaggaacaagaaaaaaaaaaaaaaacccaaaatTCACGTACATTTGCTTTCCCCACTATTTTATACTTTACTCTAGGTGTATGAGGAGCAGGCGCAACTGC
Coding sequences within:
- a CDS encoding hypothetical protein, conserved (encoded by transcript PVX_114935A), whose protein sequence is MQRFKFLNRKNDQRVQKCFYKCSANHRITKIVREVYLRNDISCGVERCNVCENKNKKKYLDAERNILILDINTIVKYIDFLYECNVDNILIPLTIYEHVRTFNKILHKKLHELCYETEDSNPSSTKRYSVFANKFCKFTYVDENTDLATKQVQEIIKIVIWMKQHNARLKLIVVSNNNFLKDDCLKNDISCFSLYEYVKGLRKGNKKKEALGAINLDTLKMYFEEDMLMEEQHSKEGGVENGQADSNEDTFPIAEAKRMFEPHLEKKEMIQRLRDNLIVKGIFQVICVNKMALVKITDTDEVLIRGSERMNRALHNDVVAVQILEDGGGELSGQEEEDYFEEVISPEEEQHEGGKQQEGELHQGKTHEGGKQQEGELHQGKTHEGETPPKSNARKGKVYGKVVGIISRGRKEYGGVIKAYEKEQNAHRKKILFFKAFNNKVPYIIVKSSMGEELKNKRVIVVIDKWDYNSKYPLGRCLSVLGICDDIETETKLIYNEYNISTKEFSESAYKCLPPNDWAIPEEEYAKRRDFRNVITFSIDPPGCEDIDDALSVRMMEGQNVIEVGVHIADVSYFVKQNSALDLEASKRCTTVYLINQRVEMLPKLLTTDLCSLVEGQDRLTYSCIFTFDANYQVVDINVCKCIIRSNKSFSYEQAQKLIDDGEDSSPTAEALRLLNNIAKHLKEKWLNEGALELRGNSEVLFEFESNDFSKTKNLKPYVSYDTNKLIEAFMLLANRSVARIIYQGFKAASVLRRHPPPKNEHLKELNDYLESINIHDFKYGTSKELSHSINNINLKEDKVLCNILKILITKCMNEAVFISGYSVHNNEMLRHYGLAADIYTFFTSPIRRYADIMVHRVLNHIYGVENLDSKYLDVIYLNKQVALLNEKYRNARFAGRASVEFFSYLYIKKVGNQITNAVITNLKKNGVQIFLPSYSVEGICYLKRKDGFVFDEKRKRFQRIGENDEVLFSLSFYDNIQVHVQVDSSDIKCQSNFVFIKKL